Proteins found in one Geomonas subterranea genomic segment:
- a CDS encoding methyl-accepting chemotaxis protein yields MKFLIDLYLHLRIRTRIILLCVSYSFCIVFAVVAGRSFSLALSVVSTTLFLVLGVFFSALLFWSVNDALRRIIDILKTMIGGDLSQPVSAKRNNEISTIIRSIDALQTTMRDIIRQIQQNSEQVALTSHQLQQNAERISAGTDDAAAQTNAVAVASEQMAATSGDIARNCMSAADNSKRASQTAGLGADVVRQTTLGMERIAGRVQGAARTVEELGARSDEIDQIIGTIQDIADQTNLLALNAAIEAARAGEQGRGFAVVADEVRALAERTTSATREIGEMIKAIQGGTRGAIAAIEEGVAEVGKGAEFSARSGQALEEILTQVGEVNGQIGQITAAAQQQTSTTDEITRSIQKITDVVQQTARGVNDTAAAATTLALQSEELQRLVRQFRL; encoded by the coding sequence ATGAAATTTCTAATCGATCTCTACCTCCACCTCCGGATCCGCACCCGTATCATCCTGCTGTGTGTCAGTTACAGCTTCTGCATCGTCTTCGCGGTGGTGGCGGGGAGATCGTTTTCACTGGCACTCTCGGTGGTCTCGACCACGCTCTTCCTGGTCCTGGGAGTCTTCTTCAGCGCGCTGCTGTTCTGGTCGGTGAACGACGCCCTGCGGCGGATCATCGACATCCTGAAGACGATGATCGGGGGGGATCTGTCCCAGCCCGTCTCGGCCAAGCGCAACAACGAGATCAGCACCATTATCCGGTCCATCGACGCGCTCCAGACCACCATGCGCGACATCATCCGCCAGATACAGCAGAACTCCGAACAGGTGGCCCTGACCTCGCACCAGTTGCAGCAAAACGCCGAGCGGATTTCGGCCGGAACCGATGACGCCGCCGCGCAGACCAACGCCGTGGCCGTTGCCAGTGAACAGATGGCGGCCACCTCCGGCGACATCGCGCGCAACTGCATGAGCGCCGCAGACAACTCCAAGCGCGCCAGCCAGACGGCCGGCCTCGGGGCCGACGTGGTGCGCCAGACCACGCTGGGGATGGAGCGGATCGCGGGGAGGGTGCAGGGTGCTGCCAGGACCGTGGAGGAGCTGGGGGCGCGGTCGGATGAGATCGACCAGATCATCGGGACCATCCAGGATATCGCGGACCAGACCAACCTCCTCGCGCTCAACGCCGCCATCGAGGCGGCGCGTGCCGGCGAGCAGGGGAGGGGCTTCGCCGTGGTCGCAGACGAGGTGCGAGCTCTCGCCGAGCGGACCACCAGCGCCACCAGGGAGATCGGCGAGATGATCAAGGCGATCCAGGGAGGGACACGGGGGGCGATCGCGGCCATAGAGGAAGGGGTGGCCGAGGTGGGGAAGGGGGCCGAGTTCTCGGCGCGTTCCGGGCAGGCACTCGAGGAGATCCTGACCCAGGTGGGCGAGGTGAATGGCCAGATCGGTCAGATCACCGCGGCGGCGCAGCAGCAGACCTCCACCACCGACGAGATCACCCGCAGCATCCAGAAGATCACCGACGTGGTGCAGCAGACGGCGCGGGGGGTGAACGATACCGCGGCCGCGGCCACCACGCTGGCGCTGCAGTCCGAGGAACTGCAGCGGCTGGTCCGGCAGTTCAGGCTGTGA